The Deltaproteobacteria bacterium genome contains the following window.
TTGATATCACGGTCGAAATGATCGATGCTGACAGGTTGTCTATTCCTGGCGACCCAGCCGATGAGACCGCCGTCATCCGGAGAAAAACTGGCGTCTGGAATCACATTCTTGCTGAGAGTGTGGCAGGCACGCAAGCGGAGACGGCCCCCCCGGGCTTCTGCAACAAAAAGAACTGAGGTAAAGGCGTCGAGGCAATTGCTCAGCAAGGCTATGATGTCATTTAGTTCAGGGTTCACAGACATCACGTTTGCCAGTCAGAAAAGGAGAAATGAAACCGTGCCCTACATCCTGCAAAGGCAATGGTGGTGGTCGAAGGAAGCGGGACATAATATTATCAGTTTTTCCCATTAGTTACCACCATAGTTTGCGAAGACGCACCATGAATAGCCTATTTAAGAAACTGTGTCAACTGTATAGGAGCAGAAACGAGCCAACAGTTTCTGCTGAGCCCGAACAAGCTACTTCGATAGAATAGCACGTTCTTCGCAAAGGTAAAGCGCAGATAAGCACCTGCCTGAACCAGACCATAACCATTGTGGGGATGAAGACCCACTCTAGAGCCTCCTTGTGCAAACCCCCGCCCAGTTCTGGCAAGAAACAGTTGCTGCTTTGCCTGAGCGAGCTGTGAACAGCACCTCTGCCCGGCAGTGAGTTGTGAAATGTGGCTGAGGTTCTGGAGAAGTACGGGCGAGGTTTTCTCAACAGTCCAGCCAGAGCAAATGGTGAAAGATAAAAGAGAAATCCTCTAGCAGTTTCCAGTTCTTGTCAAAAAGGCGTGAATGGGATAAGGAGGGGAGGTGAAATGGAGGAGAATATGACAGCCATAAGAGTGATGCCCGAGTCTCTAGCCAACAAGATCGCCGCTGGTGAGGTGGTGGAAAGGCCTGCCTCGGTGGTCAAGGAGCTCGTCGAGAACTCAATAGATGCGGGTGCGACACAGATCAGTGTGGAAGTAGAAGGAAAGAGTTGTTGCCATGTGAGGGTTGTCGACAACGGCCATGGCATGGCGAGTGATGATGCCCTGTTGGCGCTCGAGCGGCACGCCACCAGCAAGATTTTTACTGAAGCAGACCTGCTCAACATAAACAGCCTTGGTTTTCGTGGAGAAGCCCTGCCGAGTATTGCCGCGGTGTCAAAGTTTGTGCTCCGCACGAGAAGGCGTGACAGCACAGCAGGTACTGAGATTCAGGCGACTGGTGGAGTACTGCGACAGGTAAGAGAGTGCGGCTGTCCTGCAGGCACACTGGTAGGAGTTCGGCATCTTTTTTACAATCAACCAGTGCGTCGCAAGTTTCTTCGCACAGAACGGACTGAATTTGGCCATATCCTGGATGTCATGACCAGATTGGCGCTGGCGCGACCAGAAATTCATTTCAGCCTCAGTTCTCGGGGTCGGGTGGTTGGCGATTGGACTGCGGTCGAGAACCTGGAGCAGCGGTTGCACCAGGTGTATCAGACAGATATAGGCAGCTCCTGGCTGCCGGTGACCTACAAGGGCGAATCCCTGGCAATTGACGGCTTCCTCAGTCCACCTGAGCTGCATCGGGCAAATGGCAAGATGCTCTTTTTCTATGTCAACCGGAGAGCGGTGCGCGACCGGTTGCTGCTGCACGCTCTCATGGAGGCCTACCGAACCCTGCTACCCAAAGGCAGGTTTCCCCTGGGAGTGCTCTTCATTGCTGTGCCTGCAGCACAGGTGGACGTCAATGTCCACCCGAGCAAAGCTGAAGTGCGCTTCCAGGATGCCCGGGGTGTGACCGAGGTGGTGAAGGCCGCTGCACGTCGGGCTCTGACACCTCTCAAGAGCCGAGGATGGCGGCGGAGCCTTGTCTCGGCGGTTCCCGGCAGAAAAGAGCCCCAGTGGATCCAGACAAAGATGCAGCGGCCATGGTCGGAGAGTCTAGAAGTGAGAGAAACCCCGGCTGCACTGCAGCCAGCAGCTGATATTTCAGCCGCCGCTGCTGCTGCGGAGCTGCCCAACAGGGAGGCAGCGAGCGAGGCGAGAGAGCAGAGGGATACTCCTCCTCTGTTTGGCAGGCTTACTGTCATAGGGCAGCTGCACCACACTTACATCCTCTGTGAATCGGAGGATGGGCTTATTCTAATTGATCAGCATGCAGCTCATGAACGTTGCCTCTTTGATAAACTGCGGGCAGAAGTTGCCTCCTCACCATTGCCGAGTCAACAATTGCTTGCTCCGGCAACCCTCGAGTTCTCGGGAGAGGAAAGCGGCTGGCTGCAGGGCGCCATTGAACTTTTTGCCAAGCTGGGCTTCGCTGTAACCCCTTTTGGCTCCAACACCTTCATAGTGAGATCAGTACCCGCTGTGGCAATGAGGGCAGATCCACTGGAGATGTTCAAGGATATGGTTGCCGAGGCATATGAGTCAGGAGCAGGCCCTGATCCAGATCGGCTGTTGGAAAGGGCCTTGCAATCCATGGCATGTAAGCTGGCAGTGAAGGCCGGACAAAAATTGACTGTTGCAGAAATGACCTCCTTGCTAAGCCAGCTCGATGAAGTGGACTATTATGCCACCTGTCCCCATGGTCGTCCCTTCTGGTGGAAGTTGACCACCTATGAAATCGGCCGATTCTTTGGCAGACTCTAAAGGGCAGATCGTTGCTGGACATGGCGGCAGTGCCTGCAGCACGCGGCCAGTGAGGTGCAATTATTCA
Protein-coding sequences here:
- the mutL gene encoding DNA mismatch repair endonuclease MutL, producing the protein MTAIRVMPESLANKIAAGEVVERPASVVKELVENSIDAGATQISVEVEGKSCCHVRVVDNGHGMASDDALLALERHATSKIFTEADLLNINSLGFRGEALPSIAAVSKFVLRTRRRDSTAGTEIQATGGVLRQVRECGCPAGTLVGVRHLFYNQPVRRKFLRTERTEFGHILDVMTRLALARPEIHFSLSSRGRVVGDWTAVENLEQRLHQVYQTDIGSSWLPVTYKGESLAIDGFLSPPELHRANGKMLFFYVNRRAVRDRLLLHALMEAYRTLLPKGRFPLGVLFIAVPAAQVDVNVHPSKAEVRFQDARGVTEVVKAAARRALTPLKSRGWRRSLVSAVPGRKEPQWIQTKMQRPWSESLEVRETPAALQPAADISAAAAAAELPNREAASEAREQRDTPPLFGRLTVIGQLHHTYILCESEDGLILIDQHAAHERCLFDKLRAEVASSPLPSQQLLAPATLEFSGEESGWLQGAIELFAKLGFAVTPFGSNTFIVRSVPAVAMRADPLEMFKDMVAEAYESGAGPDPDRLLERALQSMACKLAVKAGQKLTVAEMTSLLSQLDEVDYYATCPHGRPFWWKLTTYEIGRFFGRL